The proteins below are encoded in one region of Methanoculleus taiwanensis:
- the lonB gene encoding ATP-dependent protease LonB: MDSTTTQDIPDIELTNDELADIDVFAGLEMSASSDIEVPPKLIDQVIGQEHATEVMKKAATQRRHVMMIGSPGTGKSMLAKAMAELLPKEEMQDILVYPNPEDSNNPIVRTVPAGRGKQIVNAHKMEARKKLQMRNTLIMLLLIGIVGYALITYQWLMGIIAAAFVFMALRYSTPREEAMVPKLLINHDASSIAPFIDGTGSHAGALLGDVRHDPFQSGGLETPSHDRVEAGAIHRSHGGVLFIDEINTLTPHSQQNLLTALQEGMFPITGQSERSSGAMVRTEPVPCRFVMVAAGNLDAVQGMHPALRSRIRGYGYEIYMKESMEDTPENRRKFIRFIAQEVKNDGKIPHFDRSAIVEVIREARRRSNRKGHLTLKLRDMGGLIRVAGDLARQEGADFTSAKHVIAAKTTARSIEDQISDEYIRRSRDYDITVVEGNQVGRVNGLAVMGSDSGSVLPIMAEVTPSQGANGSVIATGLLKEIAQESIKNVSALIKKFTGKDIRNMDIHIQFIGTYQGVEGDSASVSVATAVISAIENIPVRQDVAMTGSLSVRGDVLPIGGVTYKIEAAAKAGIKKVIIPRSNLDDVLIEERYRQMVEIVPVGHIEEVLQNALVPENRDGFLSKLRKMAAVHQTPGLFDQNVGHTPV, encoded by the coding sequence ATGGATTCAACCACAACGCAAGATATTCCCGACATTGAGCTCACGAACGATGAGCTGGCTGATATTGACGTCTTTGCCGGCCTCGAGATGAGCGCATCGTCCGATATCGAAGTGCCCCCAAAGCTCATCGATCAGGTCATCGGTCAGGAGCATGCCACCGAGGTCATGAAGAAGGCTGCAACCCAGCGGCGGCATGTGATGATGATCGGTAGTCCGGGAACCGGAAAGTCCATGCTCGCCAAAGCGATGGCCGAACTTCTCCCGAAAGAGGAGATGCAGGACATCCTTGTCTACCCGAATCCCGAAGACTCGAATAATCCGATAGTCCGGACCGTACCTGCCGGAAGAGGAAAACAGATCGTCAACGCCCACAAGATGGAGGCGCGAAAGAAACTCCAGATGAGAAATACCCTCATCATGCTCCTCCTCATCGGTATCGTCGGCTACGCGCTCATCACCTACCAGTGGCTGATGGGCATTATCGCAGCGGCATTCGTCTTCATGGCGCTGCGCTACTCGACACCACGCGAGGAGGCGATGGTGCCGAAACTGCTGATCAACCACGATGCGAGCAGTATCGCGCCGTTCATTGATGGAACCGGGAGTCACGCAGGAGCGCTCCTCGGCGACGTCCGGCACGACCCGTTCCAGAGCGGCGGGCTTGAGACGCCGTCGCACGACCGTGTCGAGGCCGGAGCCATCCACCGGTCACACGGTGGTGTCCTGTTCATCGATGAGATAAACACGCTGACACCCCACTCCCAGCAGAACCTGCTGACCGCGCTGCAGGAGGGCATGTTCCCGATCACCGGTCAGAGCGAACGCTCGAGCGGAGCGATGGTGCGGACCGAGCCGGTGCCGTGCCGGTTTGTAATGGTGGCGGCAGGCAACCTCGATGCCGTTCAGGGGATGCACCCCGCACTCAGGTCGCGTATCCGGGGGTACGGATACGAGATCTACATGAAAGAGTCGATGGAAGACACCCCTGAGAACCGCCGCAAGTTCATCCGGTTCATCGCGCAGGAGGTCAAGAACGACGGGAAGATCCCGCACTTCGACCGGAGCGCGATCGTGGAAGTGATCCGCGAAGCGCGCCGCCGGTCGAACCGGAAAGGCCACCTGACCCTCAAGCTCCGTGATATGGGAGGCCTTATCCGGGTCGCAGGCGATCTCGCCCGCCAGGAAGGCGCTGATTTCACCAGTGCAAAGCATGTGATCGCCGCAAAGACGACCGCACGCTCCATCGAGGATCAGATCTCCGACGAGTACATCCGGAGAAGCCGCGACTACGATATTACGGTCGTCGAGGGCAATCAGGTTGGCCGGGTAAACGGTCTTGCGGTGATGGGTTCCGACAGCGGGTCGGTGCTCCCGATCATGGCGGAGGTCACCCCGAGCCAGGGTGCCAACGGCAGCGTCATCGCCACGGGTCTCCTAAAGGAGATCGCCCAGGAGTCGATCAAGAACGTCAGTGCGCTCATCAAGAAGTTCACTGGCAAAGACATCCGGAACATGGATATCCATATCCAGTTCATCGGCACCTACCAGGGTGTCGAGGGCGACTCCGCCTCGGTCAGTGTCGCCACCGCCGTCATAAGCGCCATAGAGAATATCCCCGTCCGCCAGGACGTCGCCATGACCGGTTCGCTCTCGGTGCGGGGCGACGTCCTCCCCATCGGCGGCGTCACCTACAAGATCGAGGCTGCGGCAAAGGCCGGGATCAAGAAGGTGATCATCCCGCGGTCGAACCTCGACGATGTTCTTATCGAAGAGCGGTACCGCCAGATGGTGGAGATCGTTCCGGTAGGTCATATCGAAGAAGTCCTCCAGAACGCTCTCGTCCCGGAGAACCGCGACGGTTTCCTCTCGAAACTGCGGAAGATGGCGGCGGTTCACCAGACGCCGGGACTCTTTGACCAGAACGTCGGTCACACACCGGTATGA